One genomic region from Jiangella sp. DSM 45060 encodes:
- a CDS encoding class I SAM-dependent methyltransferase → MTSDVWDEETARRYDETSAEMFVPERLDPAVELLASLAGGSAALEFAIGTGRVAVPLHTRGVPVTGIDLSGPMVDQLRRKPGAAGIPVVVGDMATTRVDGEFGLVYLVFNTISNLRTQAEQAACFRNAARHLAAGGRFVIELWVPPLRRFPPGQSAVPFDVGPDHLGFDTMDLVTQQGTSHHFSREADGSYRRGESNFRYVWPSECDLMAQLAGLELEHRWADWDRSPFTSESESHVSVWRKP, encoded by the coding sequence ATGACGAGCGATGTATGGGACGAGGAGACCGCCCGCCGCTACGACGAGACCTCGGCCGAGATGTTCGTGCCCGAACGGCTCGACCCCGCCGTCGAGCTGCTCGCCTCCCTGGCCGGAGGCTCGGCCGCGCTGGAGTTCGCCATCGGCACAGGCCGCGTCGCCGTGCCGCTGCACACGCGCGGCGTCCCCGTCACCGGGATCGACCTGTCCGGGCCGATGGTGGACCAGCTTCGCCGCAAGCCCGGCGCGGCCGGTATCCCGGTCGTCGTGGGCGACATGGCGACCACCCGCGTCGACGGCGAGTTCGGCCTGGTCTACCTGGTGTTCAACACGATCTCCAACCTGCGCACCCAGGCCGAGCAGGCGGCCTGCTTCCGCAACGCCGCCCGGCACCTGGCGGCCGGCGGCCGGTTCGTGATCGAGCTGTGGGTGCCGCCGTTGCGCCGCTTCCCGCCCGGCCAGTCCGCCGTCCCGTTCGACGTCGGCCCGGACCACCTGGGCTTCGACACCATGGACCTCGTCACCCAGCAGGGCACGTCGCATCACTTCTCCCGCGAGGCCGACGGCTCGTACCGGCGCGGGGAGAGCAACTTCCGCTACGTCTGGCCGTCCGAGTGCGACCTGATGGCGCAGCTGGCCGGGCTGGAGCTGGAGCACCGCTGGGCGGACTGGGACCGCAGCCCCTTCACGTCCGAGAGCGAGAGTCACGTGTCGGTCTGGCGCAAGCCCTAG
- a CDS encoding RNA polymerase sigma factor has translation MDGGIEDLLREQAPQVLGALVRRYGHFDAAEDAVQDALLAAAVQWPDDGVPDNPRAWLITVASRRLTDQLRSESARRRREENAAALTPSDGQFTAPPADEQPPDTDDTLTLLFMCCHPSLSAPSQVALTLRAVGGLTTTQIARAFMVPETTMGQRISRAKQSIKTAGARFDLPPEEDRAERLRAVLHVLYLIFNEGYTATSGADLQHVELAAEAIRLTRQVHRLLPRDGEVTGLLALMLLTDARRTARTRPDGSLVPLAEQDRTSWDKAAIDEGVLLVTDALRHGDLGPYQVQAAIAAVHDEAPAADDTDWPQIVALYEVLARIAPNPMVTLNHAVAVAMVDGPEAGLALLETLADDSRLAEHHRLEAVRAHLLEMAGDAAAARAAYRLAAQRTTSLPEQRYLEDKAARLTAPE, from the coding sequence ATGGACGGGGGAATCGAGGACCTGCTGCGCGAGCAGGCGCCGCAGGTGCTGGGTGCGCTGGTGCGCCGCTACGGCCACTTCGACGCCGCCGAAGACGCCGTCCAGGACGCGCTGCTCGCGGCCGCCGTCCAGTGGCCCGACGACGGCGTTCCCGACAACCCGCGGGCGTGGCTCATCACCGTCGCGTCGCGCCGGCTGACCGACCAGCTGCGCAGCGAGTCGGCCCGGCGGCGGCGCGAAGAGAACGCCGCCGCGCTCACGCCGTCCGACGGTCAGTTCACCGCCCCGCCGGCCGACGAGCAGCCGCCCGACACCGACGACACGCTGACGCTGCTGTTCATGTGCTGCCACCCGTCGCTGTCGGCGCCGTCGCAGGTGGCGCTGACGCTGCGCGCCGTCGGCGGCCTCACCACCACGCAGATCGCGCGCGCGTTCATGGTGCCCGAGACCACCATGGGGCAGCGCATCAGCCGGGCCAAGCAGAGCATCAAGACCGCCGGCGCCCGGTTCGACCTCCCACCCGAGGAAGACCGCGCCGAGCGGCTGCGCGCCGTCCTGCACGTGCTCTACCTCATCTTCAACGAGGGCTACACCGCCACGTCCGGCGCCGACCTGCAGCACGTCGAGCTGGCCGCCGAGGCGATCCGGCTGACCCGCCAGGTGCACCGGCTGCTCCCGCGCGACGGCGAGGTCACCGGGCTGCTGGCGCTCATGCTGCTCACCGACGCGCGGCGCACGGCCCGCACCCGGCCCGACGGCAGCCTGGTGCCGCTGGCCGAGCAGGACCGCACCAGCTGGGACAAGGCCGCCATCGACGAAGGCGTCCTGCTGGTCACCGACGCGCTGCGCCACGGCGACCTCGGCCCGTACCAGGTGCAGGCGGCCATCGCGGCGGTGCACGACGAGGCGCCGGCCGCCGACGACACCGACTGGCCGCAGATCGTCGCGCTCTACGAGGTGCTGGCGCGCATCGCGCCCAACCCGATGGTGACGCTCAACCACGCCGTCGCGGTCGCGATGGTCGACGGGCCCGAGGCCGGGCTGGCGCTGCTCGAGACGCTGGCCGACGACAGCCGGCTGGCCGAGCACCACCGGCTCGAGGCCGTCCGCGCGCACCTGCTCGAGATGGCCGGCGACGCCGCCGCGGCACGGGCCGCGTACCGGCTGGCCGCACAGCGCACCACGAGCCTGCCCGAACAGCGCTACCTGGAAGACAAGGCGGCGCGGCTCACCGCGCCGGAATGA
- a CDS encoding MarR family winged helix-turn-helix transcriptional regulator, whose amino-acid sequence MNASEGPAERHPIGYWLKLVDRLIDQGFDAVLGSAAVTPRHWQILNLLENGPATYAQIDDEAALYLAPHMPTVRPVADDLCNRGWATPVGPDRVMLTETGAKALTDIQSRVAADRQRITEGITDDEYRAAVEVLARMATNLGWREERDMGPV is encoded by the coding sequence ATGAACGCGTCGGAGGGGCCCGCGGAGCGGCACCCGATCGGGTACTGGCTCAAGCTGGTCGATCGCCTGATCGATCAGGGCTTCGACGCCGTCCTGGGCAGCGCCGCCGTCACGCCGCGGCACTGGCAGATCCTCAACCTGCTCGAGAACGGCCCGGCCACCTACGCGCAGATCGACGACGAAGCGGCGCTGTATCTCGCGCCGCACATGCCCACCGTCCGCCCTGTGGCCGACGACCTCTGCAACCGCGGCTGGGCCACCCCCGTCGGCCCCGACCGCGTCATGCTCACCGAGACCGGCGCGAAGGCGCTCACCGACATCCAGTCCCGGGTCGCGGCCGACCGTCAGCGGATCACCGAGGGCATCACCGACGACGAGTACCGCGCGGCCGTCGAGGTGCTGGCGCGCATGGCGACCAACCTGGGCTGGCGCGAAGAGCGCGACATGGGGCCGGTCTGA
- a CDS encoding isoprenyl transferase — MKRTYTSPTPHPSGAVPPPVPPDLVPAHVALVMDGNGRWANARGLPRTKGHEAGEAVLLDVIHGAIEIGVRCLSVYAFSTENWRRSPEEVRFLMGFNRTVIRRRRAELDALGVRIRWAGRRPRLWKSVISELQDAERRTRDNDVITLQFCVNYGGRAELGDAAAAMAADVAAGRLRPDKVNERTLGRYLYNPDLPDVDLFVRPSGEQRTSNFMLWQSAYAEMVFMDTLWPDFDRRQLWTAIEQYARRDRRYGGADPAAPAV, encoded by the coding sequence GTGAAGCGCACCTACACCTCGCCCACGCCGCACCCGTCCGGAGCCGTCCCGCCGCCCGTCCCGCCGGACCTGGTGCCGGCCCACGTCGCCCTCGTCATGGACGGCAACGGCCGCTGGGCGAACGCCCGCGGGCTGCCGCGCACCAAGGGCCACGAGGCCGGCGAGGCGGTCCTGCTCGACGTCATCCACGGGGCCATCGAGATCGGCGTGCGCTGCCTGTCCGTGTACGCGTTCTCCACCGAGAACTGGCGCCGCTCGCCCGAGGAGGTGCGCTTCCTCATGGGCTTCAACCGCACGGTCATCCGGCGCCGCCGCGCCGAGCTCGACGCGCTCGGGGTGCGCATCCGGTGGGCCGGCCGGCGGCCGCGGCTGTGGAAGAGCGTCATCAGCGAACTGCAGGACGCCGAGCGGCGCACTCGCGACAACGACGTCATCACGCTGCAGTTCTGCGTCAACTACGGCGGCCGGGCCGAGCTCGGCGACGCCGCCGCCGCGATGGCCGCCGACGTCGCCGCCGGGCGGCTGCGGCCCGACAAGGTGAACGAGCGGACCCTCGGCCGCTACCTCTACAACCCCGACCTCCCCGACGTCGACCTGTTCGTCCGGCCGTCGGGGGAGCAGCGCACGTCGAACTTCATGCTCTGGCAGTCGGCGTACGCCGAGATGGTGTTCATGGACACCCTGTGGCCCGACTTCGACCGCCGCCAGCTGTGGACGGCCATCGAGCAGTACGCACGGCGCGACCGCCGCTACGGCGGCGCCGACCCCGCCGCGCCCGCCGTCTGA
- the recO gene encoding DNA repair protein RecO: MSLYRDEGVVLRTQKLGEADRIVTLLTRGNGRIRTVGKGVRRTTSRFGARLEPFMHVDCQFATGRTLDIVTQAETIAPYGMNITDDYGRYTAGTAMLETAERLTAEEREPAVQLYLLLVGALRTLAGATHDPGLVLDAFLLRGLSIAGFAPSFEDCARCDARGPHRLFSVQAGGMVCGSCRPAGTVAPAGDTIALLAALLTGDWPVADSSQPRARREASGITAAFLQWHLERGLRSLGLVER, encoded by the coding sequence GTGAGTCTCTACCGTGACGAAGGGGTCGTGCTGCGCACCCAGAAGCTGGGCGAGGCCGACCGCATCGTCACGCTGCTCACCAGGGGCAACGGCCGCATCCGCACCGTGGGCAAGGGCGTGCGGCGCACCACCAGCCGGTTCGGCGCGCGGCTCGAGCCGTTCATGCACGTCGACTGCCAGTTCGCCACGGGCCGCACGCTCGACATCGTCACGCAGGCCGAGACCATCGCGCCGTACGGCATGAACATCACCGACGACTACGGCCGCTACACCGCGGGCACCGCCATGCTCGAGACCGCGGAACGGCTCACGGCCGAGGAGCGCGAGCCGGCCGTGCAGCTGTACCTGCTGCTGGTCGGCGCGCTGCGCACGCTGGCCGGCGCCACCCACGACCCCGGGCTGGTGCTCGACGCGTTCCTGTTGCGCGGGCTGTCCATCGCCGGGTTCGCGCCCAGCTTCGAGGACTGCGCCCGCTGCGACGCCCGGGGACCGCACCGGCTGTTCTCGGTCCAGGCCGGCGGCATGGTGTGCGGCTCGTGCCGGCCGGCCGGCACCGTCGCCCCGGCCGGCGACACCATCGCGCTGCTGGCGGCGCTGCTCACCGGCGACTGGCCGGTCGCCGACTCCAGCCAGCCGCGGGCCCGGCGCGAGGCCAGCGGCATCACGGCGGCCTTCCTGCAGTGGCACCTCGAGCGCGGGCTGCGCTCGCTCGGCCTGGTGGAGCGGTGA
- a CDS encoding sulfite exporter TauE/SafE family protein: MSAIELCLLLLAALAAGSINGAVGSGSLVTLPVLLALGLDPAAAVTTNTIAMVTSALGGTLAYRKELREDRRHIRALRYISVIGGVIGSVLLLTTSSGALDVIVPILIGFALLLVIVQPRLAAMARARAASRAGDNPFGSRGLRVSILGCSIYGGYFAAAQGILLLGALSAFSGRPLNSTNGIKNLLTLTVNVTAATGFTIAYFLGHADVEWLAVAVMAVGATIGGYSGGRLAKALPDWVLRSLIIVVAVVSLGHELLD; this comes from the coding sequence ATGTCCGCAATAGAGCTCTGCCTGCTGCTGCTCGCTGCCCTGGCGGCGGGGTCGATCAACGGCGCCGTCGGCTCCGGTTCCCTCGTCACCCTGCCCGTCCTGCTCGCCCTCGGCCTCGACCCCGCCGCGGCCGTCACCACCAACACCATCGCCATGGTGACGTCCGCGCTCGGCGGCACCCTCGCCTACCGCAAGGAGCTGCGCGAGGACCGCCGGCACATCCGCGCGCTGCGCTACATCTCCGTCATCGGCGGCGTCATCGGCTCCGTCCTGCTGCTCACCACCAGCTCCGGCGCCCTCGACGTCATCGTGCCGATCCTCATCGGGTTCGCGCTGCTGCTGGTGATCGTGCAGCCCCGGCTCGCGGCCATGGCCCGTGCGCGCGCGGCCTCGCGCGCCGGCGACAACCCGTTCGGCAGCCGGGGCCTACGCGTCTCGATCCTCGGCTGCTCCATCTACGGCGGCTACTTCGCGGCCGCGCAGGGCATCCTGCTGCTCGGTGCGCTGAGCGCGTTCAGCGGGCGGCCGCTGAACAGCACGAACGGGATCAAGAACCTGCTGACGCTGACGGTCAACGTCACCGCCGCGACCGGCTTCACCATCGCCTACTTCCTCGGCCACGCCGACGTCGAGTGGCTCGCCGTCGCGGTGATGGCGGTCGGCGCCACCATCGGCGGCTACAGCGGCGGACGGCTGGCCAAGGCCCTGCCCGACTGGGTGCTGCGCAGCCTCATCATCGTGGTCGCCGTCGTGTCGCTGGGGCACGAGCTGCTGGACTGA
- a CDS encoding GntR family transcriptional regulator, protein MAASDSLDVRPGVAGQLSRGDVPVMRRASLREQVRQAVEELIVFGKLAPGEHLAEESIAELLGVSRQPVREALQSLSVAGFVDLRAGRGAFVHEPTAREAREVFHVRALLESDSCRLAAQNVDDDGVRRLEAIYAEGLEASSRGDDPRRLLELNRAFHRAITEIGANRVSLALLADLERRAGWYLSTIIANRAPSSWAEHRAILDAVAAHEADLAGDLMLNHIDHSRDLLEFTGQ, encoded by the coding sequence ATGGCCGCCTCCGACTCCCTCGACGTGCGACCCGGCGTCGCCGGGCAGCTGTCCCGCGGCGACGTCCCGGTCATGCGCCGGGCCAGCCTGCGCGAGCAGGTGCGCCAGGCCGTCGAGGAGCTGATCGTCTTCGGCAAGCTGGCGCCCGGCGAGCACCTGGCCGAGGAGTCCATCGCCGAGCTGCTGGGCGTCAGCCGGCAACCGGTGCGCGAGGCGCTGCAGTCGCTGTCCGTCGCCGGGTTCGTCGACCTGCGGGCCGGACGCGGCGCGTTCGTGCACGAGCCGACCGCCCGCGAGGCGCGCGAGGTGTTCCACGTCCGGGCCCTCCTCGAGTCCGACAGCTGCCGGCTGGCCGCCCAGAACGTCGACGACGACGGTGTGCGGCGGCTGGAGGCCATCTACGCGGAAGGGCTCGAGGCGTCGAGCCGGGGCGACGACCCGCGGCGGCTGCTCGAGCTGAACCGCGCGTTCCACCGGGCCATCACCGAGATCGGCGCCAACCGCGTCTCGCTGGCGCTGCTCGCCGACCTCGAGCGGCGGGCCGGCTGGTACCTCTCCACCATCATCGCCAACCGGGCGCCGTCCTCGTGGGCGGAGCACCGGGCCATCCTCGACGCCGTCGCCGCCCACGAGGCCGACCTCGCCGGCGACCTCATGCTGAACCACATCGACCACTCCAGGGACCTGCTGGAGTTCACCGGTCAGTAG
- a CDS encoding PTS sugar transporter subunit IIB encodes MDIALIRVDDRLIHGQVVMGWTQALGIQQILVADDATAANPTQKNLMLLAVPAGVRADILTIADSARIVEQSTSDVKTIIVVKGPTELKALRDAGLKMTEVNVGNVHTGPGRQRLTKEVHATDDEIAIWRELSEQGVRLEAQWLPGTARTDLGKLVAGL; translated from the coding sequence ATGGACATCGCTCTGATCCGCGTCGACGACCGGCTGATCCACGGCCAGGTCGTCATGGGATGGACGCAGGCGCTGGGAATCCAGCAGATCCTGGTGGCCGACGACGCCACGGCGGCCAACCCGACGCAGAAGAACCTGATGCTCCTCGCGGTGCCGGCCGGGGTTCGCGCCGACATCCTGACGATCGCCGACTCCGCGCGCATCGTCGAGCAGTCCACGTCCGACGTGAAGACGATCATCGTCGTCAAGGGGCCCACGGAGCTGAAGGCGCTGCGCGACGCCGGCCTGAAGATGACCGAGGTCAACGTCGGCAACGTGCACACCGGGCCGGGCCGGCAGCGGCTGACCAAAGAGGTGCACGCCACCGACGACGAGATCGCCATCTGGCGCGAGCTGTCCGAGCAGGGCGTCCGCCTCGAGGCGCAGTGGCTGCCCGGCACCGCGCGCACCGACCTCGGCAAGCTCGTTGCCGGACTCTGA
- the nagA gene encoding N-acetylglucosamine-6-phosphate deacetylase: MPGTDEYVLTGGRVLLPDGRLEAGAVHVRAGLVAAAGPSDDAAPGVERIDVDGLIVAPGLVDTHVHGGLGHNVMSADADSVAAIGRRLRAAGVTSFVATTASVPFDRVLQSVRGLAALTGPAGPGGADLLGVHLEGPFLSPDFRGVHQQEHLVEPSPERVAALLDAAGGALRVVTVAPELPHAEAAVRTLAAAGVRVSVGHTAATFEQARAAVEWGARRATHLFNAMPPIHHRSPGPVPALLAAEPVHLEVVADGLHVAPELLGALAALPGVRDRLMLVSDGTDVSGLPDGDHHRWDGTPVRMTGGRAFTHTGGIAGSTSTLIDGVRVLLAAGVPLPLALDTAGRHPARSLGLTDRGAVAVGLRADLIVVDDEAAIIHSILHGQWERP; this comes from the coding sequence GTGCCCGGGACCGACGAGTACGTGCTGACCGGCGGGCGGGTGCTGCTGCCTGACGGCCGGCTGGAGGCGGGCGCCGTCCACGTCCGGGCCGGGCTCGTCGCCGCGGCCGGGCCGTCCGACGACGCCGCGCCGGGTGTCGAGCGGATCGACGTCGACGGGCTGATCGTCGCGCCGGGCCTCGTCGACACCCACGTGCACGGCGGCCTGGGGCACAACGTGATGAGCGCCGACGCGGACTCGGTAGCGGCGATCGGACGGCGGTTGCGCGCGGCCGGCGTCACGTCGTTCGTCGCCACCACCGCGTCGGTGCCGTTCGACCGCGTCCTGCAGTCGGTGCGCGGGCTGGCCGCGCTGACCGGGCCGGCCGGCCCCGGCGGCGCCGACCTGCTCGGCGTCCACCTGGAAGGGCCGTTCCTCAGCCCGGACTTCCGCGGCGTGCACCAGCAGGAGCACCTGGTCGAGCCGTCGCCGGAGCGCGTCGCCGCGTTGCTCGACGCGGCCGGCGGCGCGCTGCGGGTCGTCACCGTCGCGCCGGAGCTCCCGCACGCCGAGGCCGCCGTCCGCACCCTCGCGGCGGCCGGCGTGCGGGTCTCCGTCGGCCACACCGCCGCCACGTTCGAGCAGGCCCGCGCGGCCGTCGAGTGGGGCGCCCGGCGGGCCACCCACCTGTTCAACGCCATGCCGCCGATCCACCACCGCAGCCCCGGCCCGGTGCCGGCACTGCTCGCCGCCGAGCCCGTCCACCTGGAGGTCGTCGCCGACGGCCTGCACGTCGCGCCGGAACTGCTCGGCGCGCTCGCCGCGCTGCCCGGGGTGCGCGACCGGCTGATGCTGGTCAGCGACGGCACCGACGTGTCCGGCCTGCCCGACGGCGACCACCACCGCTGGGACGGCACGCCGGTGCGGATGACCGGCGGCCGCGCCTTCACGCACACCGGCGGCATCGCCGGCAGCACGTCGACGCTGATCGACGGCGTCCGGGTGCTGCTCGCGGCCGGCGTGCCGCTGCCGCTGGCGCTCGACACGGCCGGGCGGCACCCGGCGAGGTCGCTGGGGCTCACCGACCGCGGCGCCGTGGCCGTGGGGCTGCGGGCCGACCTGATCGTCGTCGACGACGAGGCGGCGATCATCCACTCCATCCTGCATGGACAATGGGAAAGGCCCTAG
- a CDS encoding PTS system mannose/fructose/sorbose family transporter subunit IID, whose translation MTENATIATEAPEQLDDERGEIRRLTVRGLLLQGGFNYERFQNLGFWWMMRPTLDRLYPDPVDRAAAYQRHMVYFNTNPWVVGPIAGVTASMERQRAKGATDLNDEAINSVKVGLMAPLAGIGDSLIFGTIRPILAAVCAGLAIDGNIAGPIIFFLALLAIQVLMRVGGTATGYRTGMQFFEKLSPAQIDQIKQGATIVGLAVTGALVATMLKVTTPWSYTSGEQTIALQDQLDLVLPALLPLIATLIVYALIRRRVSPVWVLLGTLVAGLVFGYFGILAA comes from the coding sequence ATGACCGAGAACGCCACCATCGCCACCGAGGCGCCGGAGCAACTGGACGACGAGCGCGGCGAGATCCGCCGTCTGACGGTGCGCGGCCTGCTGCTGCAGGGCGGCTTCAACTACGAGCGGTTCCAGAACCTCGGGTTCTGGTGGATGATGCGCCCGACGCTGGACCGCCTCTACCCCGACCCCGTCGACCGCGCCGCCGCCTACCAGCGGCACATGGTCTACTTCAACACCAACCCGTGGGTGGTCGGCCCGATCGCCGGCGTCACCGCCTCCATGGAGCGGCAGCGCGCCAAGGGCGCCACTGACCTGAACGACGAGGCGATCAACTCCGTCAAGGTCGGGCTCATGGCGCCGCTGGCCGGCATCGGCGACTCGCTGATCTTCGGCACCATCCGGCCGATCCTGGCCGCGGTCTGCGCCGGGCTGGCCATCGACGGCAACATCGCCGGGCCGATCATCTTCTTCCTGGCGCTGCTGGCCATCCAGGTGCTCATGCGCGTCGGCGGCACCGCCACCGGCTACCGCACCGGCATGCAGTTCTTCGAGAAGCTGTCGCCGGCGCAGATCGACCAGATCAAGCAGGGCGCGACGATCGTCGGCCTCGCGGTCACCGGCGCGCTGGTGGCGACGATGCTCAAGGTCACCACGCCGTGGTCGTACACCAGTGGCGAGCAGACCATCGCACTGCAGGACCAGCTCGACCTCGTGCTGCCGGCGCTGCTGCCGCTGATCGCGACGCTGATCGTGTACGCGCTGATCAGGCGCCGGGTGTCGCCGGTCTGGGTGCTGCTCGGCACGCTGGTCGCGGGCCTGGTGTTCGGTTACTTCGGCATCCTGGCGGCCTGA
- a CDS encoding PTS sugar transporter subunit IIC encodes MTLWQAFLIALVVALAYLARRILGDPQLERPIILGPIVGLIAGDLETGLIVGGTLELIFIGAATFGGTAPPNVAIGAAVGTALAISAGQGAETALVAAVPAAVLGTFCELFAKTVCSFLVHRADAAAAQARGRTILGIIWIGNAIHFLAYFVPTFLVLQFGANALEGVLNALSDDVQNALNTSAALLPAVGFGILLSVLYNKALFPVFFAGFAVAAFTDFTVIGVAIIATALVVTILRNRTPQTPQSPSSPQSSALI; translated from the coding sequence GTGACACTCTGGCAGGCGTTCCTCATCGCTCTGGTGGTCGCGCTGGCCTACCTGGCGCGCCGGATCCTCGGCGACCCGCAGCTGGAGCGGCCGATCATCCTCGGCCCGATCGTCGGCCTCATCGCCGGCGACCTCGAGACCGGGCTGATCGTCGGCGGCACCCTGGAGCTGATCTTCATCGGCGCCGCGACCTTCGGCGGCACCGCGCCGCCCAACGTCGCCATCGGCGCGGCCGTCGGCACGGCGCTGGCCATCTCCGCCGGTCAGGGTGCTGAGACGGCGCTCGTGGCCGCGGTTCCGGCGGCGGTGCTCGGCACGTTCTGCGAGCTGTTCGCCAAGACCGTCTGCTCGTTCCTGGTGCACCGCGCCGACGCGGCAGCGGCACAAGCACGAGGACGCACGATCTTGGGCATCATCTGGATCGGCAACGCGATCCACTTCCTCGCCTACTTCGTGCCGACCTTCCTGGTGCTGCAGTTCGGCGCCAACGCGCTGGAGGGCGTGCTCAACGCGCTCAGCGACGACGTCCAGAACGCGCTGAACACGTCCGCGGCGCTGCTGCCCGCCGTCGGCTTCGGGATCCTGCTGTCGGTGCTCTACAACAAGGCGCTGTTCCCGGTCTTCTTCGCCGGGTTCGCCGTCGCCGCGTTCACCGACTTCACGGTGATCGGCGTCGCCATCATCGCGACCGCGCTGGTCGTCACGATCCTGCGGAACCGCACGCCGCAGACGCCGCAGTCGCCGTCCAGCCCGCAGTCGTCGGCGCTGATCTGA
- a CDS encoding PTS sugar transporter subunit IIA, whose protein sequence is MTTIVVTGHGSFATSLVETAQMIVGSTEHVHPVDFPVGTGVEDLTARVAAVIERANPAGEPGEVLILADVLGGSPARVALAEAAAGRADAVTGVNLPMLIDLALAAGTASAPELAARAVTAGQDGIRDAGALVRPEGGVS, encoded by the coding sequence ATGACAACAATCGTCGTGACGGGCCACGGTTCGTTCGCTACGTCGTTGGTCGAGACGGCGCAGATGATCGTCGGCTCGACTGAGCACGTGCATCCCGTCGACTTCCCGGTGGGCACCGGGGTCGAGGACCTCACCGCACGCGTGGCCGCGGTGATCGAGCGGGCGAACCCCGCCGGCGAGCCCGGGGAGGTGCTGATCCTGGCCGACGTCCTCGGCGGCTCGCCCGCGCGGGTCGCGCTCGCCGAGGCGGCGGCCGGCCGGGCCGACGCCGTCACCGGCGTCAACCTGCCCATGCTCATCGATCTGGCGCTGGCCGCGGGCACCGCGTCGGCGCCGGAGCTGGCCGCCCGCGCCGTCACGGCGGGACAGGACGGAATCCGCGACGCCGGCGCCCTCGTCCGGCCGGAAGGAGGAGTGTCGTGA